The Shewanella sp. KX20019 genome window below encodes:
- a CDS encoding AidA/PixA family protein, whose protein sequence is MSEVIDVLVEMDLASMPQLSKDKAQPTQGLNNLIFLRVKDANGVTGQGGAELRIKGSVGDNVRWRSTSLSGNFEKSVVLYDFRSQSSQGGDLSTPELHGGVKNGNTLTTRIMTPIQGPLPLSSELVATPYNYVESTLEAHGTITYQFLFQVNDSGSGDLIGYGTWDPFIDIEN, encoded by the coding sequence ATGTCTGAAGTAATCGATGTTTTAGTTGAGATGGATCTAGCAAGTATGCCGCAGTTAAGCAAAGACAAAGCGCAACCGACACAGGGGCTGAATAATTTGATCTTCCTCAGAGTTAAAGATGCTAATGGGGTAACTGGACAGGGTGGTGCAGAACTTAGGATCAAAGGCTCTGTTGGCGACAACGTTAGATGGCGATCAACATCATTGAGCGGCAACTTCGAAAAGTCAGTTGTACTGTATGACTTTAGGTCACAATCGAGCCAGGGTGGAGATCTATCGACACCAGAGCTACATGGTGGCGTTAAAAATGGCAATACATTAACGACTAGAATCATGACGCCAATCCAAGGTCCGCTACCATTGTCTTCAGAGCTAGTGGCAACGCCTTACAATTATGTGGAGTCCACCCTAGAAGCACACGGTACGATTACCTATCAATTCCTATTCCAAGTCAATGACAGCGGCAGTGGCGACTTGATCGGATACGGTACGTGGGATCCCTTTATTGATATTGAAAATTAA
- a CDS encoding excalibur calcium-binding domain-containing protein produces MEKGKLVRWNADKGFGFIKPDTANARDVFIHISILNQMARKPAVGDQINYFSEYQSDGKVKAIKANIEGVAVIASKQHSLQSSRHNNPHHKHNSQRKPKSSSGLLIPLLLLLGIGIFGFKKYQEITATPVLTNKDIEQMKFNPVQNFRCEAGKTHCSQMRSCAEATFYIKNCPGTKMDGDHDGVPCERQWCNW; encoded by the coding sequence ATGGAAAAAGGCAAACTGGTTCGTTGGAACGCTGACAAAGGCTTTGGCTTTATTAAGCCTGATACTGCCAATGCCAGAGATGTGTTTATCCATATATCGATATTAAATCAGATGGCAAGAAAGCCCGCTGTCGGCGACCAGATCAACTATTTCTCAGAGTATCAGAGCGACGGTAAGGTCAAAGCGATAAAAGCAAATATCGAAGGCGTAGCCGTTATCGCATCAAAACAACATAGCCTGCAAAGCAGCCGCCATAACAACCCTCATCACAAACACAATAGTCAGCGGAAACCTAAGTCATCAAGCGGATTACTCATCCCGCTATTACTATTACTCGGTATCGGTATATTCGGCTTTAAAAAGTATCAAGAGATCACCGCAACGCCAGTACTGACCAACAAAGATATCGAGCAGATGAAGTTCAATCCTGTGCAGAACTTCCGCTGCGAAGCAGGAAAAACCCACTGTAGCCAAATGCGATCCTGTGCCGAAGCGACTTTTTATATCAAAAACTGTCCAGGCACCAAAATGGACGGCGACCACGACGGCGTGCCATGTGAAAGGCAGTGGTGTAATTGGTAG
- a CDS encoding porin family protein, producing MIYKKLCGILLLCITFNDAWATNLTNPTTSKGQNCVSVKTLDIKEVEPGLYNVDVEIIGHCIEKMNVKVCPSQSKSRCEFHVLASGERIKTQLNTKNEIPDVYYQWGFYEIAPTPTSQTRSPNWNFVEASYLSADIDGFNQGIKPEGYGVIGSVLLGDNVILNASYSTVSEDVVISGADADATLSLASAGIGYRYGATDTTDLFAMASYLYVELDGSIDGDSGSYDDNGYGLKLGIRSMLTESLEAIATIERAEIDSESETAIAVSAYYHFNKQLAIGVGYSAADDIDMYSGSLRLSF from the coding sequence ATGATTTACAAGAAATTATGTGGGATTTTGCTTTTATGCATAACTTTTAATGATGCATGGGCAACTAACTTAACAAATCCTACCACATCAAAGGGCCAAAACTGCGTTTCAGTAAAGACTTTGGATATAAAAGAAGTTGAGCCAGGTTTATATAATGTTGATGTAGAAATTATTGGTCATTGTATTGAGAAAATGAATGTGAAGGTGTGCCCTTCACAATCTAAAAGCAGGTGTGAATTTCACGTATTAGCGAGTGGAGAAAGAATAAAAACCCAGCTTAACACCAAGAATGAGATACCTGATGTTTATTATCAGTGGGGGTTTTATGAAATAGCCCCAACTCCCACTTCTCAAACTAGATCTCCCAATTGGAATTTTGTTGAAGCTTCCTATCTGTCAGCTGATATCGATGGTTTTAATCAAGGTATCAAGCCAGAAGGTTACGGCGTAATAGGCTCTGTATTGCTAGGAGATAATGTAATTTTAAATGCAAGTTACAGTACAGTTTCAGAGGATGTTGTAATATCAGGCGCTGATGCAGATGCCACTCTAAGCTTAGCCTCAGCAGGTATTGGATATCGCTATGGCGCCACCGACACAACAGACTTATTCGCTATGGCATCATACCTATATGTAGAACTCGACGGCTCTATAGACGGAGATAGCGGTTCATATGATGATAATGGTTATGGGTTGAAGCTTGGCATCCGCTCAATGTTAACGGAGTCTTTAGAAGCTATTGCTACAATCGAACGTGCTGAAATAGATAGTGAATCTGAAACAGCTATTGCGGTTTCTGCTTATTATCATTTCAATAAACAGTTGGCCATCGGAGTCGGATATTCAGCAGCTGATGATATCGATATGTATAGCGGTAGCTTAAGACTATCATTCTAA